TCAAATGTATTGTTACAACACTACTGTGGAGTGTGGAAACCTCAGGAAATTCGGACTCACTTTCTCAGAGAAGTTTCCTCCCTGCCCCTGCTGCCTCCTCATCAGGTCCTCAGAGTGGGCACGGAGCTCCTCCTCTCTCCTCCGTCGCTCCTCCTCCTGACGCAGCTCCATCTGTTTCCGTTTCTGCACCTCCTGGCTGTGAGCCTCCTCCATTCTCCTCAACTCTTCCTGTCTGCGCAAGAGATCTGAAGCACAGCAAGAGAAAGATACATGACCAACTGCAGTGTGATTGGGGACCAGGGATGTACAAACCTACACTCTCAAAACCGACTGAAGGTTGCCTGAACTACTGGCCATCTAAATAGGCTGGTTTTAGGTTCAACTGACCATGCTTGGATTCAAAAACTTCTAGTTGAAGTGCAAGGTGTCTTGAGATGTGATTTTCaacttaatattaaaaacaatgcGCATGATGGGACATACAAAAACAGCACAAGACCTGACACAATGGCCAAAAACATTGTATGAATGGGtattggtcaatcggatcacaattAGACAAGGCAGACGCACCCATTTACGCCTGGTGTTTTAACCTCTTTTgttcactttcaaccacttctgtcctgatttcttcgaggggaggttCTATGGTTgggtaaatatgtttttttttgttccccagatctttcgatctaataaacaaaataagcttgcacaatttacatatgaacacgcactgagatgacggaaaaacatacggagcgcatcagcttttgtttctgctctgaaagCCATTAGACCAAGCGGAATGCTGTGAATGCGTGTTataaatcaggaatggtgagagaacattgtgcttggtatatTTCTAATCTTCAAACCAAACCcaggtttggtttgaagatTAGAAACCAACATCCTACACCTAGGacgtcttgagggtgagtaaagcttggggtaatttttatttgaaagggAACCAATCCTTTAAGCTACCAGTCATTAGCATCGTCTCTAGTGAGTCTTGTTTTGTGTGAAACACAACAGGGGATTAGGGATGTAAACAATGCGACCCGTCCATGCTTTTTAATCGACTTATTTTCATAATTGATTACGTCGACGTGTCGCTTCAGCCCTAACCTGTTCCAAAAGATGATTaaagatgaaaaacattttttaggcTATCTCCAAAAAATGGTAATCTTTGTGTGCCCACCTTGTCTCATCAGCATGACTTGGTGCTCATGTCGTGCTGCTTCCATTTCGGTCTCCAGCTTTTCTTGAGCCTCTTTGATGTTTCGATCAACCTGTTCAAACTGCTGCTTTTCCATTTCCATTAAGGCCTTCCAGCGCATCGCATACTCATACTCAAATGAACCCGGCTGGGCGAACCGGGGTGGCTGCTCACGCTCTCTAATGGGCATACAGAGAAAGACATGTTAGTTTATTATTAAAGCCATGTAATAAGCTGGATAACGTACAGTCTGCcggtcattatcacaaaataaaaaaaataaaaataacaaggTGAGACCCTTCCTCTTTGTACTCCTGATTAACACTtttttataaagtcataatttccCACACCCATTTGAGAAATTAACTtggtatagatttttttttaattaataatttggAATTATTAAGAGGTAGCACCCACAACATTTAGCAAATAAACTACTTTAAAGCCtatctagaaaaaaaaatattccataACTTTTTCCATTCCTGAAAAACTTTATTCTAAACATTTCCAAGTCTTCCATGTTCATAGGAAACATGGATAATAACAATCTGGTGGTACATTACCATTTACAAATACAATGCATATGAGAACACAAACTCACTTGTGATATAGTGGGTTTTTATTAATAAGTCTCTCAGGAAGTCCCTCATCCTCATCAAGCTGCTCCATCGGCTCAACGGTAACAGGCCGGGGGAATCTGAGTTTAGAAAAGAAAGTCAAAGTTAAGTaaacaaactgtaatttacacAGAGAGCATTACTGATGAGCATAGCAGAAACGCAGACTCACGCAGTGAGAAGAAATGCTCCATCTCCGCAACGGTCCAGAGCTTTTCTGGCAGACGGTTTGTTGGCAAACTCCACAATGCCCTTCCCAGTTGGCCTGCCACGGTCATCGACAATGACAATGGCCCGTTCGATTGGACCGAACATGGAGAAGGCCTCCTCCAGGAGCTCATTGGACACAAACTGAGGCAGGTTCTTAACCGTCAGTGCAGCGCCATGCGTGGCAAAACGCACACGGATCTGGCGACCACGAAAGACGGTGTCGTCCAGTTCTGCCTTTGCTATGTCTGCAAGCGTCTTCGTTTCCTAATGAGGAGAAAGTAGCAAGTCAGGGTAAATGTTGCATTGTTCCGTTGCTGTCTGAGAACTGATACATTACTGAAAACAGGAAAATGCATGATCTTaatatgacacacacacacatatatatatattatataatatatatatatatataactttgtCAGGTCAACcttatttaaagtaaaatcCAGTCACTCTCTTGGGGTGGATGATATGTccaaaatcttatttcacaatatgagaAATTTGTAGAATaatgatgtttctttttttttttatataaataagaaCCAAGATGCATATTACAAACAACaggacaaatacaaaaaaacaaagatacaaatcaATTAAACTTTTTTCCAATTCCAGGTTTATttatgtaatcaaatgtaagaataaaactctatatacaaataatatacagtcaagaacagtgagcgattttctttgtttttttgttgtttgattaacagtaACACAGACGGcaacaggtttattaggctgctgtcacaaGACCTTATGCATAGATCTAATACACTGACAGATACCACGTTTTCACCGAACTGTTTGTTCTGTTTACATTAATACTCTATATgatgggcattttaacatgtatgtgtatttgaccatttaagcGCAACAAGTCATGAAAGATAACTGGATTGGATGCTGATGCTGGATGCTGAGAGAGGCAGCTTTCTGCACTTAACCactctttattttaaggtgtcaatAACTTTAAGTAGTAGTGTgttacattaatatatttacatatctaAATATAATTGAAATAGCAAAAACTCTAACAAAAGACACTTCGCCATGAGTTATATCGTCATACCGCCCAAACTTATGACTCtctgctttttttccccaaagtgATGCCTGGTCAAACTCACCAGCCTGATGAAGCCAAAGCCTCTGTCCTTGTTGATAAAGATCTCAGAAGGTTTGCCATACTTAGAGAAGAGCTTCTCCACATCCTCTTCTGTGGTTCCAGTGGGCAGGTTTCCCACAAACAACCGGCTCCTCTGTGTATAGGTCTTCTCTCCTGGCTTCCTGAAGTTCTGCAGGTCTATAGTGAAAGCATCATCTGCAGGAGAGAAAGTTCAGTCAGCTCAGTCAAATGATAAAGTTTTGTGGCCTTGTGTAAATGCTACTCAGCCCACAACTGTTGCTTACTCGGGCTACTCTGCTCTCCAGCATCAGTGTGCTGTCCATTGCTGTCGGTTCCTGAGGGCTTCCTCTGCTGCTCTTGTTGGGGGTTGGGCTGCTGTCGGGGTGGGCCGTGATTCTGCTGCTCTGAACGTGGTCCTCTGTTTCCTTGCATCTATTAAAGCACAGGAATCATCAATACAAACTTTTAAAGATGATTTCCAAAACCTAAGAATAATACTCATTCAAAAGTGTAAACAAAGCAACCATGGATGTTATTCTGTTGACTTAAGAGGATTCACTGATATTGCAGTATCTTTTTAAATTACACATTCAGTGAAATGCTTAATGGCAAAATCTATGTTGGGTATacaatgtaaacacaaacagGAGATAATGAAAATCAACAAATAGAAAATCTCattacataattaaaaaaaaaaaacagcttgaaAATTTTTGTATCATTGGTCATGGTATTTCAATTAAACATATCTTcattaatgtatatttaatggcTCATGTCTTAATTAACTGTTCTTTTCATTGAGAGTGTGATTTCACTATTTGTGGGTGCATTTTGGTGTCTTTGTTTTCAATTATTGTTTGATTCTTCGCTAATATCTGCTTTGTTCACTGTCCGGATTTCATCAAATAAGATCGAATTGCTTTCATTAATGATTGCAAATTACTGCATGCACGTATACATGATTATAATTGTCTGGTTTCTTCATTAATGAGCGTTAATGCGTTTGCAAAGCGAAGCCTGAGCAGGACAGACACTCAACGCAACGAACAGCACGGGCTCATCTCCAGCTCATGTGTACTAACacattcattcaggaataaaatCATGCATCATATGCAAATAATATAAGAGAAATATGAGTGTATAAATACCTTTAATAAGAGTTTTTAATCCGCTTCAGAAACACACGCAGCGTTGATCACAAAGAGAACAAGGGCGGAACGCCGTACACCTCAACGTGCTGCCTGCTCTAACTGCTCATTGGCTGGCGCCGGGTTTTCCGGCGTACGCTTTGCCGCTTTCGATTGGTCGATTTTACGTCAAGAAAATGACGTTCACATATTGCAGATGTTTCATTGGTTGTCGTCGTTTTAAAAccattaggcttgttcgagatgcatcggcttTGCGCAGACCTATCGGCGTATGAcgtcaaagtaccgcgagagcgactGGAGAGTAAACGattccttatgcttttgaatcgctctcgcggtactttgatgtcattcgccgatcggtctgcgcagcgccgatgcacCTCGAACAAGTCTATTTACTTAGGTAGGaaattacgaaaaaaaaacCAAGCTAGTGAGCGGCGTGGATTTAGAAATGCTTTCGAAAGCTGCTGGCGCCGACCAGTGTTGAGGAAGCGCAATCAACTAAACCCAATGTCGgtttcaattaaaaatatttgtgaaCCAATGTACACATTTTATATTCAATAAGAAGATAACTGACAGGtcccaagtaaaaaaaaagcaatccctcagataaaacataatttaatagCGCAGTCATCAGTAATGATGCAGGTTATTCCTGTCATACAGTAAGTGAgctataactttaaaaaaattatgaatttttgtTGTCAATGTAGGACGTAATTCTATACTATATAAGCAccacactttaaaaaatacaatctGGTCAAGCTCAGGCACATAAACactattaattataatttgattatttacaCCTTTACAAGAACCCCTTTAAAAGTATGGAATCACCAGTGAGGGAATGGAGGGTTATTTTATATGAGCATGTCAACTtgaagtttattttatatttgttaaccttcctttgatttttatatatcatgatatacatttctgaaatgttatcTAATAGAATAGAAAGTGagccaaatcaatcaaaaacatcACAGAGCAAGTAGTGAACTGTTGTTCACTTAGTTGTGATAAAAGTATGATTTCCATCTATATCAACTAATAtccaatatattaataatacatatatGATGGGGACATAAAAATGTACTGCATAACAGAAATTACCCACATAAATGTATGTGTCTAAATACGGCCTGCCTATTTCTACAACCATTATGTATAGTGAGACagcaaaaaaggaaaatgacAGATACAAAATAGCTCCTTTAATAAACTGCATTCACAGATGACAGACTAGAAAGATCGTGTATGACACTCTGACAGATTGTCATGTCAAGAAACATCATAAGCATGTTCAACACATATTGAAAAtaaacatagaaaaacaaattactgtcaaaataaaatcattttaagaaTGGCCAGATCCGATCGCAGATCCATTCTCCAGGGCACATGTGGTGTAAAACAGCTGCCACAGAACAAAAAGGATTAATGTCTGCTTTTACTTTGGATccaaattttaaaaagacaatTGTGCATTATAACTTTTCTATTAACCAAAATCACTTACAGAAAACATGTCCAATGGGAACCAAATACAGCAGTAATATTACCTCAGGtctaaaacaaaactaaaactaaaaaaactaaacaagtCCCTCAATCTGACAAAATATCAATTATTTAATCAGATTTGTCAGTTTATGCCCATGCAATAAGGCTAGTTATATCCACCCCATTCTGCACTGTTAAATCGGATGAGGCCAATTTGGAAGtctgttaattttatttaagtttgACTCTCTTTGCTCCTTCCTTATAGTCCTCCAGGGTGAGTTTGTAGCCCCAGTGCTGCAGAGTCTGTCTCACCACCGGCGAAACACCGGGGTTGTCATAAGTGCAACCGGACCGGACCACTTTTGTGATGAGATTCTGCCGCCACCGACCTTTGACTCCGGCACATTTGGCCCAGCGACTGATCTGGCGAGCATCATCCATTGTTCGTCTGCCCTGGTAAAACCTGCCGGGAATATAGAACATGAAAGtgtataaaagataaaaaaaatttaaaaaaaaaaattgactctTGAGATTTAATATATTTCCTATGCAGAGCAATGGTAAGGGGAACTGCTCAggtaaagaaaatattttatgacAACTATTAGCTTTTAGTGCTGTCTTCTCCTTGgattaaaattttaaactgctttcttttttaatattttttaacatgtagtttattcttgtgatggaaaagctgaattttcagcatcattactccagtcttcagtgtcacatgatccttcagaaatcattctaatgtgctgatttgaaAGTCAAGAAGAAACATTTaagttattatcagtgttgaaaacagcttaatatttttgtggaaaacgtgAAATTTtatttaggattctttgattaatagaaagttcaaatgaacaaattaatttattttaaataaaaaaaatttgcaatgtaattttttgcaactttactgtcactttcaatcaatttatagggttcgttcacccaaaaatgaaaattctgtcattaattactcaccctcatgtcatcccacacccgtaagaccttcgttaacaatgtctttagtacctttctggaccttgaaagtggcaGTTAAATTGCTgcctatggaggagtcagaaaTTTCTCagattcatcaaaaatatcttaatttgtgtttcaaagatgaacgaaggtcttacgggtgtggaacaacatgagggtgagtaattaatgacagaattttcatttttgggtgaactaaccctttaatgtgctctagctgaatagaagtattaatttcttttctaaaaaaagattctgaccccaaacgtttggACAGTAGCATAAAGTAGAGTTTCAGTAGCTCTTGCCTGCAGTACCACTGGAACCAGCCGTATGGATCCTGGGGCACGATCCAGCCACTGCTTTCCCACATCTCTAGACTGCCTCCACATTTTACGTTATAGGTGTTCACGTTTTCCCTGTACGTGGAAGAAGCCACCTGAAATAAACccacataatttaaaaaacaccaaaacattaataatagaATAACAGAACATTAATAATACTCACACCAGTTTAAAACCTGCTTAGATATccacaaaaatttaaattatatctCAAATACATGCCTACAACAGCTGCTTCAAGCTGGAGCTGAATATGCTGTTTCTGAAAACCGTGAATGGTGTTTGCTAGATTGTAGCAATCGAGCTGTTGTCAACTACAGTATGTGGTAATCTAACTGTTATcaaatattcattcatttttatcaaGTGCAAGCGAGGTCTTGTGGCTAAATAAAATTTCATGGTTTTCCCTTTTGCGTGAGAATCTCTTGTCACATGCTCATAGCCCTGAGCATCACACTAGGGGATAAAACCACTCAAATGACTCAAACGAATCTGCTGACATTAAATACTGCATAAAACAACATAAGACAAGTACCACATACACAGTAGACAGTAGAtcagtaaaataatattaatgatagTTATGAAAAGAAGTACTAAGACACAACAGTCCATAAACTGAGCTCAAAGGGCTCTGCTGTGATCTACAACCAAGATGGAGCAAAATGACTcaactaaataaaacattcacaCAAAGGGAGTGCATTCAGCTCTTATCTGTTATAGACACTCATAATAAAATGGTTGTTAATTTTGTCAAAAGCATTTACTACTAAAAtgcaattgtaaaaaaaaaaacacctgttTAGAGATGTTTAGTCCATCCAACCAGTCTTTGGAAAGCTCCTGCCAAACATCTTTGTAATGTTGCTctgttaaaagaaaataaaaaacctGGCAATACCTCAACATTTACAGTTAAATGCATAACATATgctatacatttaaatatacaaccaACTTCACTGCCTCCCAAAGGACATGTGGAGTGGCTTTgcgctcagaaaaaaaaaaaaaaacttttcttgtGTCCCTTGCTCAAGTCCGAATCAAGTTTCAAGTACTTGTGACAATGTTTTAAAGGAAAGTACACTGTGTATTTCTACATGATCTGACCTTTTAACTTATCCAAGTGAAAATTGATTTCTTAAAATTTGTCAAAAAATTATTGGagttataaattatacatttctgtaaatgtTCGCCCCATTCCAAGTCAGTACTTAGGCTATGTTCACATTGTCAGTCCAGGtatgattatttgtgtatcagATTGGATTCTGATCTAAATTATTGACTGTCCACAATGTGTATCACAACTGTTCAGATTTGATTTGTGTGTCCCGTGGCGTTTTCCAGAATATCTGCATAGATTTCTATGGCAATGAAATTGCGTTTGTAGGCATTCGCCAGAAACAACGACAGCAATGTGGAGGCGTTTGTAatagatgttgtcttatttattaCATGACAATATGTAGCCTCCGCACTGGACTACTATGTCTTCTGAAGCAGTGGCAGAAACGTAGCAGGCTGGTATGCGCAGCTTTATTCCATGCTGTCGtctcgttcacccaaaaatttaaattatcccatgatttactcaccctcaagccatccttatGACTATCTtatttcagacgaacacaatctgagatatatataaactcaagctcctcttcttgtatatcgaaatcctctgacatttctctttaaaaatgaactccctggagccgtatgtattacttttatgatggatggatgcatttttttggcttcaaattcttcgaaatatcttcttttgcattcatcaaaagaaagaaattcattcaaatgatgacagaaaaaaaatctaccaAGTCACATTATGTTTTCCTCCAAACTTTGCCTGTAGTTTGCTTCATTTATTTTACCATCTACCTTCACAATCGCCTGCTGCAGAGAAGTGTGTTGTGTTTCTGAGTATGCAcagtaaaaaacattaaaaaagtacaATGGGATAATTATGTTTCAGAGGCGCTGTACATGttttaaaattcaattaaacaaaattaaatcattatgAGACGTACTTGTGATACTGGAGTAGATGGGCCTGAAATAGGTACCCCCAAAACTGCCTGCCTGTAAAACCTCTTTGGGAGTCATGTTAGGTGTGAACTCTGGGTGGTCTGCAACAAAAAGGGAATGAAAAGATAGTGAAAATTTgtgagtaaatgaatgaatgaacgaatgaatgaatgattgaaaCAAAACATTCTTAACTTCACCTTTAAACACAAGTTGTCCATTCTCATTCCTCTTTATTTCAGAGGCATTTTTGCCACCATCTGAGTTGTTTTTCTTATAATCcttatttttctctttgtccTTGTCTTTGCCAGAGAGCTTTACTTTAGTTTTTGTAGAGTCAGCTTTACCATCGAGAGCTTAAGatcagagaaaaacacattacaaaacACAGTCTTAACACTATACAATGTTGCTGACCTGAAAAGCCTTGATCTCTGAAACATCAAtgtaaaatatgcaaattacaagaaagaaaaatacaaaaaatagtTGGGTGAACCTCAAATCTGTCAAGAACATATCATATGCAATATTCAACACCCATACAATGTAAAGTACACAATATattgattaaaaacaataaaataattaataattttataatttattcactgtttttgctttgtttgttttttttactataaaacaATCCAATACTCCCTGAGCAGGGTTTTAGATGAgaaaataaatccaaataagCTTTACAGATCTTTATTGGAAAgtgtttaaacaatgtttttcatgCTTGTTCAATGAACCATAAACAATTTTTGTACATGCCCCTGTGGAACAGACACTACCAGTAACAGGCTTAAAGCAGCTGGTGGCCACACCACATACTGACTGCTACTTATTGATTGCTACTTTTGATATTGCCCCTCGCTCTGCTCAGGAAATCGTTATTCCATTTCTGTTCCAAATGTCTGTGAAACTTGTTGCGTTTATGTCTCAGTTGTTTAATCTTTTTATgttcatacaaatatttacacatgATAAGAAATTTGCTGGGTAAAAAAGCAGTTGAAAGTGAGAGGACGTTTCTTTTTTCGCTGAGTATTGTATgttaataaactaaaaattcTAACAATAATAGATAATTGTCGTGAGGCAAATGTGTTTCATTAACCTGTAAGATGTGAAATGTAGTTTAACTCTACTGTCActgtgatagatagatagatagatagatagatagatagatagatagatagatacctTGTGATTTCTGAACTGCGCTGCTCTGTCCCTCgtttttgtcatttcttttCCGTCTCTTCTTCACAGGCGCCTTTGAATCATCCggacctttttttcttttcatcttcTTACTGTCTCTTTCATCCTCGTCACTCATATTTGAATGCCTTTCGTATCTGAAGCAGGCTGGTTTAATGAGAAATGGATTCTATAGACACAAGGACACTTTGCTTAGAAAACGAGCCAGGACTTAACTAATAAACATAACTCAACTACATAAACAGTTCATTGACAA
This Ctenopharyngodon idella isolate HZGC_01 chromosome 5, HZGC01, whole genome shotgun sequence DNA region includes the following protein-coding sequences:
- the nono gene encoding non-POU domain-containing octamer-binding protein isoform X1, giving the protein MQGNRGPRSEQQNHGPPRQQPNPQQEQQRKPSGTDSNGQHTDAGEQSSPNDAFTIDLQNFRKPGEKTYTQRSRLFVGNLPTGTTEEDVEKLFSKYGKPSEIFINKDRGFGFIRLETKTLADIAKAELDDTVFRGRQIRVRFATHGAALTVKNLPQFVSNELLEEAFSMFGPIERAIVIVDDRGRPTGKGIVEFANKPSARKALDRCGDGAFLLTAFPRPVTVEPMEQLDEDEGLPERLINKNPLYHKEREQPPRFAQPGSFEYEYAMRWKALMEMEKQQFEQVDRNIKEAQEKLETEMEAARHEHQVMLMRQDLLRRQEELRRMEEAHSQEVQKRKQMELRQEEERRRREEELRAHSEDLMRRQQGQGGNFSEKRDPDMRMQMGGQGMAMNRSPMGGNPTAAGTAGMASSEQGSAGNPGGLPLPFPRSGPMDFGPNKRRRF
- the nono gene encoding non-POU domain-containing octamer-binding protein isoform X2, which translates into the protein MQGNRGPRSEQQNHGPPRQQPNPQQEQQRKPSGTDSNGQHTDAGEQSSPNDAFTIDLQNFRKPGEKTYTQRSRLFVGNLPTGTTEEDVEKLFSKYGKPSEIFINKDRGFGFIRLETKTLADIAKAELDDTVFRGRQIRVRFATHGAALTVKNLPQFVSNELLEEAFSMFGPIERAIVIVDDRGRPTGKGIVEFANKPSARKALDRCGDGAFLLTAFPRPVTVEPMEQLDEDEGLPERLINKNPLYHKEREQPPRFAQPGSFEYEYAMRWKALMEMEKQQFEQVDRNIKEAQEKLETEMEAARHEHQVMLMRQDLLRRQEELRRMEEAHSQEVQKRKQMELRQEEERRRREEELRAHSEDLMRRQQGQGGNFSEKRDPDMRMQMGGQGMAMNRSPMGGNPTAAGTAGMASSEGSAGNPGGLPLPFPRSGPMDFGPNKRRRF
- the zgc:113208 gene encoding uncharacterized protein zgc:113208, producing the protein MSDEDERDSKKMKRKKGPDDSKAPVKKRRKRNDKNEGQSSAVQKSQALDGKADSTKTKVKLSGKDKDKEKNKDYKKNNSDGGKNASEIKRNENGQLVFKDHPEFTPNMTPKEVLQAGSFGGTYFRPIYSSITKQHYKDVWQELSKDWLDGLNISKQVASSTYRENVNTYNVKCGGSLEMWESSGWIVPQDPYGWFQWYCRFYQGRRTMDDARQISRWAKCAGVKGRWRQNLITKVVRSGCTYDNPGVSPVVRQTLQHWGYKLTLEDYKEGAKRVKLK